The proteins below are encoded in one region of Flavobacterium nackdongense:
- a CDS encoding DUF6132 family protein, which yields MTKNAIIITGIGIVVGAIAGYLYYFYVGCASATCAITSKPLNSSLYGAAMGGLIFNMFIKSPKK from the coding sequence ATGACCAAAAATGCCATAATCATCACTGGAATTGGAATCGTTGTTGGAGCAATTGCAGGTTATTTATATTATTTTTATGTGGGATGCGCATCTGCTACTTGCGCCATAACGTCAAAACCTTTGAACAGTAGTTTGTATGGAGCTGCAATGGGCGGATTAATTTTTAATATGTTTATAAAATCACCAAAAAAGTAA
- a CDS encoding sulfite exporter TauE/SafE family protein: MEISQIIGYILAVFVGMTLGMLGSGGSILSVPILVYVMGIEPTLATAYSLFVIGTTSLVGGIQKAKQQLVDFKKVGLFGIPAIISVFVTRKIIVPTIPDIIFSTEQFSLTKSVLIMVVFAFVMIFASVRMIQPLKEKIVSEDVKLNYFKIVLMGILIGLVSGFVGAGGGFLIVPTLLVFAKTPIKMAVGTSLFIVSAQSIIGFTGDILSDQIIDWKLLEYFTLASIIGIFIGNFIAKKVEDNKLKTSFGWFVLAMGIYIILRELLVS, from the coding sequence ATGGAAATATCCCAAATAATAGGATACATCTTAGCGGTTTTTGTAGGTATGACTCTCGGAATGTTAGGAAGCGGAGGGTCAATACTTTCGGTACCTATTTTGGTTTATGTAATGGGAATCGAACCTACATTGGCCACAGCCTATTCGTTATTTGTAATCGGAACAACCTCATTAGTAGGAGGAATTCAGAAAGCCAAACAACAATTAGTCGATTTTAAAAAGGTCGGTTTATTTGGAATACCAGCCATAATTTCTGTTTTTGTTACTCGAAAAATTATCGTTCCTACTATTCCTGATATTATTTTTTCGACTGAACAATTCAGTTTGACGAAGTCCGTCCTGATTATGGTCGTTTTTGCTTTTGTGATGATTTTTGCCTCGGTTCGAATGATACAACCTTTGAAAGAAAAGATAGTTTCGGAAGACGTAAAACTCAACTATTTCAAAATAGTATTAATGGGAATTCTTATCGGGCTAGTATCAGGTTTTGTAGGAGCTGGCGGAGGATTTTTGATTGTTCCCACTTTGTTGGTTTTTGCAAAAACACCAATTAAGATGGCTGTAGGAACTTCTCTTTTTATTGTTTCGGCGCAATCCATAATTGGTTTTACAGGCGATATTTTGAGTGACCAAATAATAGACTGGAAGTTATTGGAATACTTTACTTTAGCCTCAATAATTGGAATATTTATTGGCAATTTTATTGCTAAAAAAGTAGAAGACAATAAACTCAAAACTAGTTTTGGATGGTTCGTCCTTGCTATGGGAATTTACATCATCTTGAGAGAGCTTTTGGTATCATAA
- a CDS encoding YgaP family membrane protein, translated as MKKNMGTTDKIIRILIALVIGILYYTGTISGTTALILGIFAVIFAITSLVSFCPLYLPWGISTCKKK; from the coding sequence ATGAAAAAAAACATGGGTACTACAGACAAAATTATTCGTATTCTTATCGCACTTGTAATAGGTATTTTGTATTACACAGGAACTATTAGTGGCACAACCGCATTAATTTTAGGCATATTTGCCGTGATTTTTGCCATAACTAGTCTAGTGAGTTTTTGCCCACTTTATCTTCCATGGGGAATTTCTACTTGCAAAAAGAAATAA
- a CDS encoding methyltransferase domain-containing protein produces the protein MMNNEKRLDQEYWETQYKTNATGWDLGKVSPPIKEYIDTLENKNISILIPGCGNSHEAEYLVSQGFTNITLIDIAPSLVNKLQKKFKDYPNITIVLGDFFEHKGQYDLVIEQTFFCALPPTMREKYVVEMHKILKEKGLLVGLLFNKTFESGPPFGGNKAEYEQLFKDYFDFLKFDICYNSLKTRANSELFIEFQKK, from the coding sequence ATGATGAACAATGAAAAACGATTGGATCAAGAGTATTGGGAAACGCAATATAAAACCAATGCTACCGGTTGGGATTTAGGCAAAGTTTCCCCGCCAATAAAAGAATATATTGATACATTAGAAAACAAGAATATCAGTATTTTGATACCGGGTTGCGGTAATTCTCACGAAGCAGAATATTTAGTAAGCCAAGGATTTACCAATATTACACTTATAGACATTGCACCATCATTGGTCAATAAACTTCAGAAAAAATTTAAAGATTATCCCAATATTACAATCGTTTTGGGGGATTTTTTTGAGCATAAAGGCCAATATGATTTGGTTATTGAACAAACTTTTTTCTGTGCTTTGCCACCCACAATGCGAGAAAAATACGTGGTAGAAATGCATAAAATTTTAAAAGAAAAAGGACTATTGGTTGGTTTGTTGTTTAATAAAACCTTTGAATCAGGACCTCCTTTTGGTGGAAATAAAGCGGAATATGAGCAGCTTTTTAAAGATTATTTCGATTTTTTGAAATTTGATATTTGTTATAATTCCCTCAAAACAAGAGCCAATTCCGAATTGTTTATTGAGTTTCAGAAAAAATAA
- a CDS encoding MBL fold metallo-hydrolase — protein MKIKQIYTGCLAQGAYYIESKGEVAIIDPLREVQPYINKANKNNAKIKYILETHFHADFVSGHVTLAEKTGAPIIFGPSAEPSFEAHIAQDGEVFHLGEITITVLHTPGHTLESVCYLLKDKNGKDYALFSGDTLFLGDVGRPDLAQKASNMTQEQLAGILYDSLRNKVMTLADDVIVYPAHGAGSACGKNLSKETIGSIGDQKKTNYALRANMTKEEFIKEVTDGLLPPPSYFPMNVKLNKEGYENVEDIISDAIPYDAETFELVANKIDTVILDVRHQDDYSKGHIPQSIFIGIDGDFAPWVGALIPDIKQPILLVTPLGREEESITRLARVGYDNTLGYLKGGFETWKKAGFEYDTVNWVTANGLEELMEENVPVFDVRKEGEFTSEHIDVAHSTPLDFINDHIAEFPKEEEFYVHCAGGYRSVIAASILKARGYHNVINVLGGFAAIKKTAIKTTNFVCPSTLK, from the coding sequence ATGAAAATAAAGCAAATCTATACCGGATGTTTAGCACAAGGTGCCTACTATATCGAAAGCAAAGGAGAGGTCGCTATTATTGATCCATTGCGCGAAGTGCAACCCTATATCAACAAGGCCAATAAAAATAATGCCAAAATCAAATATATTTTGGAGACTCATTTTCACGCCGATTTTGTGAGTGGTCACGTTACTTTGGCTGAAAAAACAGGAGCACCCATCATTTTTGGTCCTTCTGCGGAACCTAGTTTTGAAGCCCACATTGCCCAAGATGGAGAAGTATTTCATTTAGGTGAAATTACCATCACGGTTTTGCATACACCAGGGCATACTTTAGAAAGCGTTTGTTATCTTTTGAAAGACAAGAACGGAAAAGATTATGCACTTTTTAGTGGTGATACCTTATTTTTAGGAGATGTAGGGCGTCCTGATTTAGCGCAAAAAGCTTCCAATATGACCCAAGAGCAATTGGCGGGGATTTTATACGATAGTTTGCGAAACAAGGTGATGACCTTGGCAGACGATGTCATTGTTTATCCCGCTCACGGTGCTGGCAGTGCTTGCGGGAAAAATTTAAGCAAGGAAACTATTGGTTCTATTGGAGACCAAAAGAAGACCAATTATGCGCTCCGTGCCAATATGACTAAGGAAGAATTTATTAAGGAAGTCACAGATGGTTTATTGCCGCCACCTTCTTATTTTCCTATGAATGTGAAGCTCAATAAAGAAGGTTACGAAAATGTTGAAGATATTATAAGTGACGCCATTCCGTATGATGCCGAAACTTTTGAATTGGTGGCCAACAAAATCGATACTGTAATTCTTGATGTTCGCCACCAAGATGATTATTCGAAAGGACATATCCCGCAGTCCATTTTTATTGGTATTGATGGGGATTTTGCTCCTTGGGTGGGTGCATTAATTCCCGATATCAAACAGCCGATTCTTTTGGTGACGCCATTGGGAAGAGAAGAAGAAAGCATTACGCGATTGGCTCGAGTAGGTTACGACAATACTTTAGGGTATTTGAAAGGTGGATTTGAAACCTGGAAAAAAGCAGGATTTGAATATGATACGGTCAATTGGGTTACAGCCAATGGATTGGAAGAATTGATGGAAGAAAATGTCCCTGTTTTTGATGTTAGAAAAGAGGGAGAATTTACTTCAGAACATATCGATGTTGCTCATTCCACACCTTTGGATTTTATCAATGATCATATTGCAGAATTTCCAAAAGAAGAAGAATTTTATGTTCATTGTGCTGGTGGTTACCGTTCGGTAATTGCTGCCTCTATACTAAAAGCTAGAGGATATCATAACGTAATCAATGTTTTGGGAGGATTTGCGGCAATCAAAAAAACAGCAATTAAGACAACGAATTTTGTTTGTCCATCAACATTAAAATGA
- a CDS encoding Crp/Fnr family transcriptional regulator, translated as MKELLQQTYGYIFEDKLIEEIVETSLLRDFKEGDILIDFGDSIRKMPLLISGAIKILREDFDEGELLLYFIEKGDTCAMTMACCLGETKSEIRAVAETKGQLIMIPVSKMEEWLGKYRSWRNYVFNSYNNRLKEMLTAIDNLAFMNMDERLLNYLIEKAKVVNSKEIHSTHQEIAYDLHTSRVVVSRLLKALENKGKIRLNRASIVLLK; from the coding sequence ATGAAAGAATTACTCCAACAGACCTACGGATATATTTTTGAAGATAAATTAATCGAAGAAATTGTAGAAACTTCTTTGCTGAGAGATTTTAAAGAAGGGGATATTTTAATAGATTTTGGCGATTCTATTCGAAAAATGCCATTGTTAATTTCAGGTGCTATCAAGATATTGCGTGAAGATTTTGACGAAGGTGAATTGTTGTTGTATTTTATCGAAAAAGGCGATACTTGTGCTATGACGATGGCATGTTGTTTGGGCGAAACCAAAAGCGAAATCAGAGCCGTGGCCGAAACTAAAGGACAATTAATTATGATTCCTGTAAGCAAAATGGAAGAGTGGTTAGGGAAATACAGAAGTTGGAGAAACTATGTTTTTAACAGTTACAACAATCGTTTAAAAGAAATGCTTACGGCTATTGATAATCTGGCATTTATGAATATGGACGAACGGTTGCTAAATTACCTAATTGAGAAAGCCAAAGTGGTTAATTCTAAAGAAATTCATTCGACCCATCAGGAAATCGCTTACGATTTACATACTTCCAGAGTGGTGGTTTCGCGTTTGCTTAAAGCTTTAGAAAATAAGGGAAAGATACGATTGAATAGGGCTTCGATTGTATTGCTGAAATGA
- a CDS encoding TetR/AcrR family transcriptional regulator, whose translation MTTEEKIFNAARIIFQKKGFAGARMQEIANEAGINKAMLHYCFKNKELLFQAVFMNAFSQLAPQINAIFKSNDCVFDKIRKFTHSYISFVMLNPYLPQFIIQEMNNNPDFVMTFLKNESRPDPTLLIAQIEKEIADGIIKPIHPKQLLMNMISMTVFPFAAQMMIKGMLQISDAEFHTMMEERKTSIAEQIINSIKSENLNH comes from the coding sequence ATGACAACCGAAGAAAAAATATTCAATGCTGCTAGAATCATTTTCCAAAAGAAAGGTTTTGCAGGAGCTAGAATGCAGGAAATAGCCAATGAAGCAGGCATCAACAAAGCGATGTTGCATTATTGTTTCAAGAATAAAGAATTGTTGTTTCAGGCTGTATTTATGAATGCTTTCAGTCAATTGGCGCCACAAATCAACGCCATATTTAAATCAAACGACTGCGTTTTTGATAAAATCAGGAAGTTCACTCACAGCTACATTTCGTTTGTAATGCTGAATCCCTATTTGCCCCAATTTATAATTCAGGAAATGAACAACAATCCGGATTTTGTAATGACATTTTTAAAAAATGAAAGCCGACCTGATCCAACATTATTAATTGCCCAAATCGAAAAAGAAATCGCCGATGGAATCATAAAACCCATCCATCCGAAACAACTTTTGATGAATATGATTTCGATGACGGTTTTCCCTTTTGCCGCACAAATGATGATTAAAGGAATGTTGCAAATTTCAGATGCTGAGTTCCACACGATGATGGAAGAACGAAAAACCAGCATAGCCGAACAAATTATAAATTCTATAAAAAGTGAAAATTTAAACCATTAA
- a CDS encoding DUF202 domain-containing protein, with translation MIDKQINKDLILRERLALQRTILANQSTFLAFLRTSMYFFIAGLSLESLLKIENSFIIEWFLFISSFVIFCVGVFNYFKHKKMILDNEKHIGDYKMQYDEQ, from the coding sequence ATGATTGACAAACAAATAAATAAAGACTTGATATTAAGAGAAAGACTGGCTTTGCAAAGAACTATCTTAGCCAATCAATCGACTTTCTTGGCTTTTCTGCGAACTTCAATGTATTTTTTTATTGCTGGTTTAAGCTTAGAAAGTTTGCTCAAAATCGAGAACAGTTTTATTATTGAATGGTTCCTATTTATAAGTTCTTTCGTGATTTTTTGTGTTGGTGTGTTCAATTATTTCAAACATAAAAAAATGATTCTCGATAACGAAAAACATATTGGAGATTATAAAATGCAATATGATGAACAATGA
- the trxA gene encoding thioredoxin — translation MSTRFDTIIKAEKPVLIDFFATWCGPCQTLAPILKQVKDNLGERISILKIDVDKNQQLASKYQVRGVPTLILFQNGKQLWRQSGVLSKEDIVKIIIEKSN, via the coding sequence ATGAGTACTCGTTTCGATACTATTATCAAAGCCGAAAAACCGGTTTTAATTGATTTTTTTGCTACTTGGTGTGGCCCTTGTCAAACCCTGGCACCGATTCTAAAACAAGTAAAAGACAATTTAGGTGAAAGAATTAGCATCCTGAAAATTGATGTGGACAAAAACCAACAATTGGCTTCAAAATACCAAGTTCGTGGGGTTCCTACATTGATTTTGTTTCAAAACGGCAAACAATTGTGGCGTCAATCGGGCGTTTTGTCTAAAGAAGATATAGTGAAAATTATTATTGAAAAAAGTAACTAA